From Kaistella polysaccharea:
TTTCTATATCGAATATATGCCGAAAGGAAAATACGTTTTCGAGTACGACTATATTTGTAATGCGTCGGGAATCTTCAGTAATGGAATTACGACTTTGCAGAATTATTATGCACCGCAAATGAATGCGCATACAAAAGGCACGAAAGTTACGATTACCGAATAATCTACTTTGACAAATCGCAGATTCCTCGTAGTGAAAGTTTAAAATCTTTGTCAAACTTTGAAAACAAAGATTATCTGTGAAAATCTGTGGTATCTGTGTGCATTTTTGGCGCACAGATTTTCACAGATAAAATCTTGAAACGCATACCTTTTGTCATTCTGACGAAGGAAGAATCTTAATAAACTTTGTCATAGACTTTAAGAAATCCGTTTCAATTTTGAAGCGGATTTTTTCGTTTCCATCAGTATGATCACACTGCTTTTTTCAATACTGAATAACTATTCAATGAATCCAAAGGATTCAACAAAAATAACCGTGGATGAAATCCATGGAAATGATACGACAATTATTTTCAGATAAATTTCAGCGTATAATGCGCTTTTTGACAAATGTCAAAGGAATTGATCCCCACTCTTCGCAACTTTGTACCCACAAACAAACAGAAAACGAATATGAAAACACTTAAAAATAATTTGGCCAGATTGCTGGTCTTTTTTCCGCTGGTTTTTTCTGCCCAACAAGCGCCAACTTTACAGGAACTGATCGATAGCGCGCTAGTCAACGATGGAACATTGACTCAACAAACGCTCGAAAATAAATATACCCAACTCGATGATCAAAAACTGAAAGATATTTTTCTTCCTAAAGTTGAAGTGACTGGTAAAGCTGGTTATCTCTACACTTCTGCGCGTCTTAATTCGCCGGAAATTAATCTTCCCGCACTTCCACCCATTTTTCCGGGCGCTGTAATTCCAGAAGGTCAACTTTCAAATAATCTGAATATTTCCGGGATTTCAACCATGGCAAAAGCCGAAGCGAGTGTTTTGCTCTATTCTGGTGGAAAAGTGAAATATCTGAAAAAAGCCAACAGAGAAAAAAATATTTCTGAAAATTTATTGATGCAGAAAAGCCGGGATGAAATCATTACCGAAATTTCTAAAGCATACGATCAAATGGCCTTGGTTCAGGAATCGAAGAAAGTTTTAGATGAAGCAAAAAAACGTTTAGATATTAACAAAAAAACGGCTGATAAAGCATTAGGTTACGGATTAATAACTCCTTATGACCACAAAAAAATTGAATTGGCGCAAGCAACTTTGGATTCGAAATTAGTAGAGTACGAAGGAAAAAAAGAATTGCTGATTACCCAGATCGAAATTTTAACCGGAATCGAAAGAGACAGAATTGCTTTAATTCAGCCACAATTGCAAACTATTTCTTATGAAGTTCTTGATCAGAATATTGAGAATAGAGTAGAGATTCAAGCCTTGGATCACGGCATCAAAGCCACCGATTATAAAATTAAAGCCGAGGAAAGATGGTGGATTCCGAAAGTTCAGGCGCAAACGTCCGTAAGTTATATTGGGTTGTTTAATGGGAACATTTCAACGTCAAAAGAATTGTTACCCAACTCTGGGAAGAAACTGGATTTTAATCCCTCGAATTTAAATGTGTTGCCTTTGGTTCAAGCTGGAGTTGGTTTTAAATGGGATGTTTTTGATGGTAATGAAGGAAAGCATTTGGTTGAAAAAGCCAAAATTGAAAAAGAGATTTTAGAAAATAAAAAGCGCGATGCTTCTAAAAAACTGAATCTGAATTTAGCCAACAATCAAACGAATTACACTATTGCGACTTCTCAAATCAAATTAAAAGAGAAATCCCGCGAAATTGCAAAACAAGGTTTAGAGCAAGTGGAAAAAGAATTCCGATATGGAACCAAAACTTCCGCCGCTTTAATTGAAGCCGAAAATGATTTACAAAATGCAGAACTGGAATATCAGAACGCTATTTTTAATCAAAGAAGAAGCGCCATCGAACTTATGAAATCCACGCAGAATCTACAGATCGAAAAACTTTAAATTAAAGAGGATAGACTTAAAGATAAAAGATAATAGACTTTTAGATAAAAGACGGAAGGATATTTCTTCAAAATTACAACAACAAACAAACAATAGACATGAAAAATACTGTATTAACTTCTTTGGCTTTGGCAAGTGTTCTCGCACTTTCGGGCTGTAAAGAATCAAAACCTGAAAGAGAAATTGTAGGCAAAACGAAAAAGGAAATTGTTTCATTCGCACCAAAATTAACCGGAAGAATTCTCACCATTAAAGTGGAAGAAGGACAAACTGTGAAAGTTGGTGATACGCTTGCAGTTTTAGATGTTCCGGAAGTTTCCGCGAAAATTGCACAGGCAAAAGGAGCAACTTCTGCAGCCAGAGCGCAAGTTCAAATGGCGAAAAATGGTGCAACCATCGATCAACTTCGTCAGTTAAAAGCCAAACAAAAAGGTTTACAAGAGCAGTTTCAATATGCTCAAAAATCTTTCAACAGAGCAAAAAACATGTATGATGACAGTTTGCTTTCGCCCCAAAATTACGACGAATATTTTGCAAAATACCAAGGTGCAAAAGCGCAATTGGACGCGGTAAATGCTGAACTTCATGATGTACAGTCCGGAACGCGCTACGAAAAAATTGAAATGGCGCAAGGACAAGCAAATCAGGCAGCCGGTGCATTGCAGGAAGCAAATATTGCGAATTCTGAAAAATACATCATCGCTACAAATGACATGGAAATTGAAACCATCGCGTTGAACAAAGGAGAATTGGCGACTGCCGGTTATCCGCTTTTTACAGGTTATATTCCGGAAACTTCTTATTTCCGATTTACGATTCCCGAAAGTAAAATTTCGAAATATCAAAAAGGGATGACCGTCAAAATGTTGGTGAACTACAACAAAAAAGAATT
This genomic window contains:
- a CDS encoding TolC family protein; its protein translation is MKTLKNNLARLLVFFPLVFSAQQAPTLQELIDSALVNDGTLTQQTLENKYTQLDDQKLKDIFLPKVEVTGKAGYLYTSARLNSPEINLPALPPIFPGAVIPEGQLSNNLNISGISTMAKAEASVLLYSGGKVKYLKKANREKNISENLLMQKSRDEIITEISKAYDQMALVQESKKVLDEAKKRLDINKKTADKALGYGLITPYDHKKIELAQATLDSKLVEYEGKKELLITQIEILTGIERDRIALIQPQLQTISYEVLDQNIENRVEIQALDHGIKATDYKIKAEERWWIPKVQAQTSVSYIGLFNGNISTSKELLPNSGKKLDFNPSNLNVLPLVQAGVGFKWDVFDGNEGKHLVEKAKIEKEILENKKRDASKKLNLNLANNQTNYTIATSQIKLKEKSREIAKQGLEQVEKEFRYGTKTSAALIEAENDLQNAELEYQNAIFNQRRSAIELMKSTQNLQIEKL
- a CDS encoding HlyD family secretion protein — translated: MKNTVLTSLALASVLALSGCKESKPEREIVGKTKKEIVSFAPKLTGRILTIKVEEGQTVKVGDTLAVLDVPEVSAKIAQAKGATSAARAQVQMAKNGATIDQLRQLKAKQKGLQEQFQYAQKSFNRAKNMYDDSLLSPQNYDEYFAKYQGAKAQLDAVNAELHDVQSGTRYEKIEMAQGQANQAAGALQEANIANSEKYIIATNDMEIETIALNKGELATAGYPLFTGYIPETSYFRFTIPESKISKYQKGMTVKMLVNYNKKEFTGKIVAIKQLAKYADITTAFPDYEPEEAIYEIKVVPENQKAAKDILVNSNVTLK